A region of the Meles meles chromosome 18, mMelMel3.1 paternal haplotype, whole genome shotgun sequence genome:
acgtgtataattctgatctcaggctgatttcatgggtggtcagagttctttggtaggtaatcagctcactttagggtacaggttgaaacggtgcctcctcctacttccccgccatcttgactcctcccctgttttttttttttctcccctgtttttaaggattttttttgtttttaagtaaactaaCTCTACCTCCAAAAtgtggcttgaactcaggaccctgagatactcacatgctctactgactcagccagccagacacccctattCTTGTTCACTTTTAATCACTTGATCTGCCTTGGATGACAGAAGTTTATTTAAGCTGATTGTCTTTCTTCCCAGACTAATAGCCCTGACCTTCTGTTCTCCTTATACCTGGAGGGACTTTTCTCATTGCTCAATTTTGGCCCTCAGCTTCTCTGTGCTCATCAGGAATCTGATCAGTTTCAGGAAAAACTTTGTTCCATTCTTCCACATTATATGTTTTATGAAGGCAGGCCGTTTCCCTCTGGAGAGGCCCATGTTGTCCCACTGAGCCTGTGAAAGGGAAAATAGATTTAATTTTGGAAGAGTATTACAAAGCTCATTTAGTGAATATAGCTAATATAAATTCTCCAACCTAGTCTTTTTCAGTAACAAAGgtaattctttttctccatctgaCTGACTGACTCTGTGACTAACTCTCAGCTCCACACATGGGAAAGGAGCAGAATTTTCTTGTACTATTGAGCCTACTCAAGCTCTGATACCTCTTCCTGCTCAAATAGCTTTTGTGGTCCTTATAACATACAGAATAAAGTTTCAGTTTCTTTACTTTCCCTGCCAAACACTCCCAAATTTAACTTTTAGTTCTCTTTATGTCATTACCTCAGCCTACAatccctcccccatctcacaCGCAAAACCCCTGTTCCCCATCTCTGAGCTTGTCTAGAGCTTCCTACCGCCTGACTTTTATTCAAGAGTTTGCCTCAATACGCTGCGCACATCCATCTGGCAAGATCCTGAACTATATTCCTTTGCTGCCACAGTCTACTTTgtctcaatgtgtgtgtgtgtacatccaACCAATTTTGGAGATTTGGGAGATTAGAGATGATGATTCCTTCTTTGTTGTTACAGATAACTGAAGAAGAGTTACCTGAACATATCTTTATTCAATAACTGATTGTTCGATTGATTTCTTGAAGAATGGATAATAGGAAACAATCTTCAAAATACTGACTTTTGGGCATGATGGGGTGGAACAGGTAGTCTGAGGTCTGAAAGAGTTTTGTTGTCAGTTGAATGGGTAGAGAACCCTGAATCAAAATACTATGGGATTTTAACATAGGTAGTTGTGTCTGTCCCATTAGATTGAAAATTCTCAGGAGGTAAGGATTATCAGTGTCCTATGTGGTACTCTACCAGGTCCAGAGCTCATGCTTAGTctctgttgaatgagtgaatgaatgaatgaaaacttcTTGACACCCCTGAGAATACAGCTGAAGAAATAGCAATTACAACTAAAGAAATCTGGGATGGAAAAGAGTGTagagaaataaatcaagaaagaaattttaattctcttaaaTTTTATCTCTCACACTTCCTAGTCCATTAgtaagttttaataaaaatatacagtgcACATAGTATGTGATCAGTACAAATACATtaaagttattcttttttctctagaGTTCAGAGAATGGTACATTCATCAACCATCCGGAGTAAAGAATGTtgggagagttttttttttttttaatatttatttgacagagagaaatcacaactaggcagagaggcaggcagagagagaggaggaagcaggctccctgcggagcagagagcccgacgtggggctcgatcccaggaccctgggatcatgacctgagctgaaggcagaggccttaacccaccgagccacccaggcacccctgtttggaGAGTTTTAATGGGTTTCACTGGAGGTGTCTTTCTCAGACTTCTGGGATCATGGCAGGAGGGTACCAGACCAGCATCTTTGAGTTCTTCCTCTGGGGACTCTCAGAGCAGCCAGAGCAGCAACGCTTCCTCTTCCTGCTGTTCCTGTGGATGTATGTGGTCACTGTGGTTGGGAACCTGCTCATTGTCCTGGCCATTGGTACTGATGCACGTCTCCACACACCTATGTACTTTTTCCTTGCCAGCCTGTCCTGTGCAGACATCCTCTTCACTTCCACTACTGTGCCCAAGGCCTTGGTGAACATCCAGACTCAGAGTAGGTCCATCTCCTACACAGGATGCCTGGTTCAGCTCTACTTCTTTTTGACTTTTGGGGACATGGACATCTTTCTCCTGACCACAATGGCCTATGACAGCTATGTGTCCATCTGCCACCCTCTCCACTACAAGATGGTCATGAGCCGCCGGCGTTGCACCTTCCTGGTTACTGCCTGCTGGATCCTGATGAGTCTTGTTGCCATGACCCACACTTTCCTCATCTTCCGACTTTCTTTTTGCTCTAAGAAGATCATTCCTGACTTCTTCTGTGATCTGGGACCCCTGATGAAGGTGTCTTGCTCTGACACTCAGGTCAATGAGCTTGTACTCCTCCTCTTGGGAGGAGCAGTCATTTTAATCCCCTTTGTGCTCTTCCTGGTCTCTTATATCTACATTGTTTCAGCCATCCTCAGAGTTCCCTCTGCCCAGGGAAGGCGCAAGGCCTTCTCTACCTGTGGATCACACCTTGCAGTTGTTGCCCTGTTCTTTGGGACAGTGATCAGGGCTTATCTGTGCCCCTCATCATCTTCCTCCAACTCCATAGAAGAGGACACAGCAGCTGCTGTCATGTACACAGTGGTAACTCCCCTGCTGAACCCCTATTTTACAGCCTGCGGAATAAGGACATGAAGTGTGCCCTGGTGAGATTTCTCAAGGGCAAAGTCTTCTTTTCATGGGGACAGTGACTTCTGTAGTGATACTACAGGTGTCCTCCATCCCCTCCACAGAGAAGCTTCACAGAAATTTCTACCTCAGGTTTTTCACTTCTGACTCCCACATATGCCTTATCGCCACTTCCTTCCCTGAATCCCCTCATGACTTTGATATTGTTGAGGAACATCAAGATTTTacatcatgttttaaaattaatataagagttgcttatttacttatttattttacctatGCCTTTCCACAAGGAAAAATGCCTTTTGCAAGGTTTTTAATTCTAGAAGTCTGTGTAGGCTTTTATGCTAGTTCACCAAAATTCAATTAGTGAGGTCATGGAAAGTAGGTTAATgatcaaaatattagcaagtaaAGTCAATATTGGACAGCAAAGAGCTTACAAGTTc
Encoded here:
- the LOC123928997 gene encoding olfactory receptor 1P1-like, whose protein sequence is MAGGYQTSIFEFFLWGLSEQPEQQRFLFLLFLWMYVVTVVGNLLIVLAIGTDARLHTPMYFFLASLSCADILFTSTTVPKALVNIQTQSRSISYTGCLVQLYFFLTFGDMDIFLLTTMAYDSYVSICHPLHYKMVMSRRRCTFLVTACWILMSLVAMTHTFLIFRLSFCSKKIIPDFFCDLGPLMKVSCSDTQVNELVLLLLGGAVILIPFVLFLVSYIYIVSAILRVPSAQGRRKAFSTCGSHLAVVALFFGTVIRAYLCPSSSSSNSIEEDTAAAVMYTVVTPLLNPYFTACGIRT